In a genomic window of Deltaproteobacteria bacterium:
- the hemB gene encoding porphobilinogen synthase — protein MAFPVHRLRRLRYKETLRRMVRETRLSVDDLIYPLFVVGEDNIKSPMSEIPGCYFLSGDYLIEEAKEVSRLGIPAVLLFGLPSEREKDKNASMAYSPEGATQKAVRKLKSALPQLTVITDVCLCEYTIDGHCGVIRGDQIDNDLTLEIIEKTALSLAEAGSDVLAPSGMMDGVVQAIRTALDDSNYHQTLTMPYSAKFASKFYGPFKEGTKSKPKIGKHSTHQIDVANGVEALREVGFDIEEGADIVIVKPALTCLDIICSVKREFTIPVAAYNVSGEYTMILAASEKNLIDAEDAMLETLTCIKRAGADMVITYFAKEAARLLGEQ, from the coding sequence ATGGCTTTTCCGGTCCACAGACTGAGAAGACTAAGGTACAAGGAAACGTTACGAAGAATGGTCAGAGAGACAAGGCTCTCGGTGGATGACCTGATCTATCCTTTGTTCGTTGTCGGTGAGGATAACATAAAATCACCAATGTCAGAAATACCGGGATGTTATTTCTTGTCTGGAGATTATCTGATCGAGGAGGCTAAGGAAGTAAGCAGATTAGGAATCCCTGCCGTACTTCTATTCGGTCTGCCATCAGAAAGAGAGAAGGACAAAAATGCTTCGATGGCATATTCTCCGGAGGGAGCAACACAAAAGGCTGTTCGAAAGCTTAAGAGTGCTCTGCCTCAATTAACGGTAATTACTGACGTCTGTTTATGTGAATATACCATTGACGGGCATTGTGGCGTTATAAGAGGTGATCAAATTGATAATGATCTGACGTTAGAGATCATTGAGAAGACAGCTTTGTCACTGGCGGAAGCGGGTTCGGACGTTCTAGCACCTTCAGGAATGATGGACGGTGTGGTTCAGGCTATTCGAACTGCTTTGGATGACTCCAACTATCATCAAACCCTTACTATGCCGTATTCCGCAAAATTCGCATCTAAGTTTTACGGGCCATTCAAGGAAGGCACCAAATCCAAGCCCAAAATCGGCAAGCATTCCACACACCAAATAGACGTTGCTAACGGCGTTGAGGCTCTCCGCGAGGTGGGATTCGATATCGAAGAAGGTGCAGACATCGTTATTGTTAAGCCTGCTCTTACCTGTTTAGATATCATATGTAGTGTCAAACGAGAATTCACTATTCCCGTTGCCGCCTACAACGTTTCCGGGGAATACACTATGATCCTTGCTGCTAGCGAAAAGAATCTGATTGATGCTGAAGATGCCATGTTGGAGACGCTGACGTGTATTAAAAGGGCCGGTGCGGATATGGTTATTACCTATTTTGCAAAAGAGGCGGCAAGACTTCTTGGTGAGCAATAG
- a CDS encoding acyl--CoA ligase: MIEDIVRQLAHERPEHVAVVDGQRSYTYLQLNMSKENLARHLATTLGIREGEKIALFLPNSAEFVFSFFANVQIGAISIPLNTHLKEIELRYFLDKYGISAVITTSDLAFRWGCIRSQIEKERLVVIDRLEGCGRDKGDFLKTEGERDQFKRADPDSEVLWLTTSGSTGRPKVVSRSQANLINNAGHVAGALRVTDQDRFLSVVPFYHANGFANCMFLPITRGATAVVMRQFSARKMIHLIRQEKVTIVFGSPFVFSVLSEAVDEGCHLPSVRFCLSTGAPMPEGLQNTFMKKFRMKIRQLYGSSEAGTISIQLEDLGEDVHFLGKPLKNVEVKIVSETGEELPSTESGEIMVRSPALTKGYVQESELNEEAFHNGYFRTGDLGMLAGDGRLYISGRKKRVINAAGVKVDPVEIENVLVSFHKVREAFVFGVENRRGMEIIKAIVIAQPDCGVSEVISYCKDKLADYKIPRIVEFKEEIRRDIMGKVFPVNEEA; the protein is encoded by the coding sequence TTGATAGAAGATATTGTCAGGCAGTTAGCTCATGAGAGACCTGAACACGTGGCGGTCGTGGACGGCCAAAGGAGCTACACGTATCTTCAATTAAACATGTCAAAGGAGAATCTGGCTCGGCATTTAGCCACCACTCTGGGAATACGTGAGGGCGAAAAAATAGCCCTTTTTTTGCCCAATAGCGCTGAATTCGTTTTTTCGTTTTTTGCCAATGTTCAGATTGGCGCCATTTCCATTCCTTTGAATACCCATTTGAAGGAAATAGAACTTCGGTACTTCTTGGATAAGTATGGCATTTCCGCGGTGATTACAACTAGCGATCTGGCTTTTCGATGGGGTTGCATACGGAGTCAAATAGAAAAAGAAAGGCTAGTTGTGATCGACAGACTCGAGGGATGTGGAAGGGATAAAGGAGACTTTTTAAAGACGGAAGGGGAGCGAGATCAGTTCAAGAGGGCGGATCCAGACTCAGAGGTTCTTTGGCTCACCACTTCAGGATCTACGGGTAGGCCCAAAGTAGTGTCCAGGTCCCAGGCTAATCTGATTAACAACGCAGGACATGTCGCCGGGGCCCTCCGCGTAACAGATCAAGACAGATTCCTGAGTGTCGTACCATTCTATCATGCGAATGGTTTTGCGAATTGTATGTTTCTCCCTATCACAAGGGGAGCAACCGCGGTCGTTATGAGACAATTTTCCGCAAGAAAGATGATTCATCTTATTCGCCAAGAGAAAGTTACGATAGTGTTTGGTTCACCCTTTGTTTTCAGTGTGTTGTCTGAGGCTGTAGATGAGGGTTGTCATCTTCCATCCGTGAGGTTTTGCCTTTCCACAGGTGCCCCCATGCCCGAGGGGCTGCAAAACACTTTTATGAAAAAATTTCGCATGAAAATACGCCAATTATACGGTTCTTCTGAGGCCGGAACGATTAGTATCCAGCTGGAAGACTTGGGGGAAGATGTCCATTTTCTGGGCAAACCTTTGAAGAATGTGGAAGTAAAAATAGTGTCGGAGACAGGTGAGGAACTCCCTTCAACGGAATCAGGTGAAATCATGGTAAGAAGTCCCGCCCTCACGAAGGGGTATGTACAAGAATCAGAGCTGAACGAAGAAGCTTTTCACAACGGCTACTTCAGAACCGGAGATCTCGGAATGCTGGCGGGTGATGGAAGGCTGTACATTTCAGGCAGAAAAAAAAGGGTGATAAATGCGGCAGGTGTGAAGGTGGATCCTGTTGAGATCGAAAATGTTTTGGTATCATTTCACAAAGTGAGAGAGGCTTTCGTTTTTGGCGTAGAAAACAGAAGAGGGATGGAGATCATTAAGGCAATAGTTATTGCTCAACCTGACTGCGGGGTTAGCGAGGTGATCAGCTATTGCAAGGACAAACTGGCCGATTATAAGATTCCGCGAATTGTGGAGTTCAAAGAAGAGATTCGTAGAGATATTATGGGGAAAGTTTTTCCCGTGAACGAGGAGGCGTAG